A stretch of the Planktothricoides raciborskii GIHE-MW2 genome encodes the following:
- a CDS encoding nucleoside-diphosphate sugar epimerase/dehydratase, with the protein MLQNSHKESNCSDPGGDDTVPMMQQMLLKTLATAIKKAAASLSRQQKHGLLLSLDLCLFVIAIYGAFGLRFGSLSAFSEAFQYSWLLVLLITTKTVVFMATGLYRPVLRYAGLEFLFTSAKAVLYSSGAFVLLAYLLEFLQLPRSVLINDALLTLSLVSGLRLSICWLVNTVNFLDRQSPAPQRVIIYGAGSAGSQLAQSLAIHPAYNAVAFVDDDPSLTKQMIQGLTVYGAKDIPRLIVQKSADSILLAMPSVGWVKKREILERLQNFAIPVKTVPCISEILSGKVSLSEIRDIDIADLLGREEVAPDPELLGMSITGKNVLVTGAGGSIGSELCRQIAQQQPRCLILYELSEFALYTIDMELGETYPQLTKVPCLGSVADQNQLSSALSKYKIDTVYHAAAYKHVPLVEANPSPGILNNVLGTLTAAKSCIDCGVKQFVLISTDKAVRPTNVMGATKRVAELIIQGLADRPGIPTRFTIVRFGNVLDSSGSVVPRFRKQIAEGKPITVTHPEMTRYFMSIPEAARLVIQAGALSQGGEIFLLDMGDPVRIYDLAIQMIKLSGLTPGKDIEIQITGLRPGEKLHEELLVDSATARSTKHPKIFCALEPKIHWEFLHPCLDVLFNAALSNKTAAIKTELQRLVPEYKPSIIQPKNPRFIPPTSMPKAVGSTGSDRLS; encoded by the coding sequence ATGCTCCAAAACAGTCACAAGGAATCAAACTGTAGTGACCCTGGAGGAGATGATACAGTTCCCATGATGCAGCAAATGCTACTCAAAACTCTGGCAACTGCCATTAAAAAGGCAGCCGCCTCATTATCTAGGCAACAGAAGCATGGACTTCTCCTCAGCCTAGACCTTTGTTTATTTGTCATCGCGATTTACGGTGCCTTTGGACTGCGGTTTGGTTCCCTTAGTGCTTTTTCTGAAGCATTCCAGTACAGTTGGTTATTGGTCTTGTTGATTACCACCAAGACCGTTGTCTTTATGGCAACGGGGTTATATCGACCTGTACTACGCTATGCGGGCTTAGAATTCTTATTTACCAGTGCCAAGGCTGTACTCTATAGTTCCGGTGCTTTTGTTTTACTGGCGTACTTACTAGAATTTTTACAACTACCTCGCTCAGTTTTAATCAATGATGCTCTGCTGACCCTCAGCTTGGTCAGTGGCTTGCGGCTATCAATCTGTTGGCTAGTCAATACCGTCAATTTCCTCGATCGCCAAAGTCCTGCCCCACAGAGAGTCATTATATACGGAGCCGGATCTGCGGGTTCTCAACTGGCTCAATCTCTAGCCATCCATCCAGCATATAACGCCGTTGCTTTCGTCGATGATGACCCTTCATTAACTAAGCAAATGATTCAAGGGTTAACGGTTTATGGGGCGAAAGACATACCCAGACTAATTGTCCAAAAATCAGCGGACAGTATTTTATTGGCCATGCCTTCGGTGGGCTGGGTCAAAAAACGGGAAATTCTGGAGCGGCTGCAAAATTTTGCCATTCCCGTCAAAACTGTCCCCTGTATTAGCGAAATTCTCTCTGGAAAAGTTTCTCTCAGCGAAATCCGCGATATTGATATTGCTGATTTACTCGGTCGAGAAGAAGTGGCACCAGACCCAGAACTCTTGGGCATGAGCATTACAGGTAAAAATGTTCTGGTGACAGGGGCGGGTGGGTCAATTGGTTCCGAGTTATGTCGTCAAATTGCCCAGCAGCAGCCTAGATGTCTAATTTTATATGAACTGAGCGAATTTGCCCTCTACACCATCGATATGGAGTTGGGGGAAACCTATCCCCAGCTAACAAAAGTACCTTGCCTGGGTTCAGTAGCCGATCAAAACCAGCTTAGTTCTGCGTTATCCAAATATAAAATTGATACGGTGTATCATGCGGCAGCTTATAAGCACGTCCCGTTGGTAGAAGCAAACCCCTCACCCGGTATTTTGAACAACGTTTTAGGGACTTTAACCGCTGCTAAGTCCTGTATTGACTGTGGAGTCAAACAATTTGTCTTAATTTCCACCGATAAAGCGGTGCGTCCCACTAATGTCATGGGTGCCACCAAACGAGTGGCGGAATTAATTATCCAGGGATTAGCCGATCGCCCCGGTATTCCCACCCGCTTCACCATCGTCAGATTTGGCAATGTTTTAGATAGCAGTGGTTCCGTGGTGCCCCGGTTCCGCAAACAAATTGCCGAAGGCAAACCCATTACCGTGACTCACCCGGAAATGACTCGTTATTTTATGTCAATTCCCGAAGCCGCTCGTTTAGTAATTCAGGCAGGCGCCTTGAGTCAAGGGGGAGAAATCTTTTTACTGGATATGGGCGATCCCGTGCGGATTTACGATCTGGCTATTCAGATGATTAAATTGAGTGGCTTGACTCCAGGAAAAGATATTGAAATTCAAATTACCGGATTACGACCGGGAGAAAAGCTCCATGAAGAATTGCTGGTTGATAGCGCCACCGCTCGATCTACAAAACACCCGAAGATTTTCTGCGCTCTCGAACCAAAAATTCATTGGGAATTTTTACATCCTTGTCTAGATGTCTTGTTTAATGCGGCTCTATCTAATAAAACTGCGGCAATCAAAACAGAATTGCAAAGATTAGTTCCCGAGTATAAACCCAGTATTATTCAGCCAAAAAATCCCAGATTCATTCCGCCTACTTCCATGCCCAAAGCGGTGGGATCTACGGGAAGCGATCGCCTATCTTGA
- the rpsJ gene encoding 30S ribosomal protein S10: MAQQKIRIRLKAFDRRLLDTSCEKIVDTANRTNATAVGPIPLPTKRKIYCVLRSPHIDKDSREHFETRTHRRIIDIYQPSSKTIDALMKLDLPAGVDIEVKL; the protein is encoded by the coding sequence ATTGCACAGCAAAAAATTCGGATTCGTCTCAAGGCATTCGATCGCCGCTTACTAGACACTTCTTGTGAAAAGATTGTCGATACCGCCAACCGCACTAACGCTACAGCGGTCGGGCCAATTCCTCTCCCTACTAAGCGCAAAATTTATTGTGTGCTGCGATCGCCTCATATTGATAAGGATTCTCGCGAGCACTTTGAAACTCGGACTCATCGCCGGATTATTGATATTTATCAACCTTCTTCTAAGACCATTGATGCTTTAATGAAACTCGACCTGCCTGCGGGTGTGGATATTGAGGTCAAGCTGTAA
- the tuf gene encoding elongation factor Tu, which produces MARAKFERTKPHVNIGTIGHVDHGKTTLTAAITMTLAALGQAKARKYDDIDAAPEEKARGITINTAHVEYETTTRHYAHVDCPGHADYVKNMITGAAQMDGAILVVSAADGPMPQTREHILLAKQVGVPNIVVFMNKEDQVDDAELLELVELEIRELLSSYDFPGDDIPIVSGSALKALEAITENPKIKKGENPWIDKIYALMDEVDSYIPTPERDIDKPLLMAVEDVFSITGRGTVATGRIERGKVKVGENVELVGIKATRSTTVTGVEMFQKSLDEGMAGDNVGLLLRGIQKTDIERGMVIAKPGSITPHTQFESEVYILKKEEGGRHTPFFPGYRPQFYVRTTDVTGTISAFTDDEGGEAEMVMPGDRIKMTVELINPIAIEQGMRFAIREGGRTVGAGVVSKIIK; this is translated from the coding sequence ATGGCACGCGCAAAGTTTGAACGGACTAAACCCCACGTTAATATCGGCACTATTGGTCACGTTGACCACGGTAAAACTACCTTAACTGCGGCTATTACCATGACCTTGGCGGCTCTCGGTCAGGCAAAAGCCAGAAAGTATGATGATATCGATGCGGCTCCCGAAGAAAAAGCTCGCGGGATTACGATTAACACCGCTCACGTGGAATATGAAACCACGACTCGTCACTATGCTCACGTGGACTGCCCAGGACACGCTGACTATGTGAAGAACATGATTACCGGGGCGGCTCAGATGGATGGAGCGATCCTGGTGGTATCTGCTGCCGATGGCCCGATGCCTCAAACCCGCGAGCATATCCTGTTGGCCAAGCAGGTCGGGGTTCCCAATATCGTGGTCTTTATGAATAAAGAAGACCAAGTGGATGATGCGGAACTGCTGGAACTGGTGGAGTTGGAAATTCGCGAACTCTTGAGTTCTTACGATTTCCCCGGTGATGATATTCCCATTGTTTCTGGTTCAGCCCTGAAGGCTCTGGAAGCAATTACGGAAAATCCAAAGATTAAAAAAGGTGAAAATCCATGGATCGATAAGATCTACGCTCTGATGGATGAGGTGGATAGCTATATTCCGACTCCAGAGCGGGATATCGATAAGCCTTTGCTGATGGCTGTGGAAGACGTATTCTCGATCACAGGTCGGGGAACTGTCGCTACTGGCCGGATTGAGCGCGGTAAGGTTAAAGTGGGTGAAAACGTTGAGTTGGTCGGGATTAAAGCAACTCGCAGCACTACTGTAACTGGCGTGGAAATGTTCCAGAAAAGCCTGGATGAAGGGATGGCTGGAGATAACGTGGGTTTGCTACTCCGTGGGATCCAAAAGACTGACATTGAGCGCGGGATGGTGATTGCTAAACCCGGTTCGATTACTCCTCACACTCAGTTTGAGTCTGAAGTGTATATTCTCAAGAAGGAAGAAGGCGGTCGTCATACTCCCTTTTTCCCAGGCTATCGGCCTCAGTTCTATGTGCGGACAACTGATGTGACCGGCACCATTAGTGCCTTTACCGATGATGAGGGGGGTGAAGCCGAGATGGTGATGCCCGGCGATCGCATCAAAATGACCGTTGAACTGATTAACCCGATCGCGATTGAACAAGGGATGCGTTTCGCTATCCGTGAAGGTGGTCGCACCGTCGGTGCTGGCGTCGTTTCCAAGATCATCAAGTAG
- the fusA gene encoding elongation factor G — MARIVPLERIRNIGIAAHIDAGKTTTTERILFYSGVVHKLGEVHEGTAVTDWMEQERERGITITAAAISTSWKDHQINIIDTPGHVDFTIEVERSMRVLDGVIAVFCSVGGVQPQSETVWRQADRYKVPRMVFVNKMDRTGANFFKVYDQIRDRLKANAVPIQIPIGCEDNFQGIIDLVRMRARIYTNDLGTDMEDTEIPAEVLELANEYRTLLIESVAETDDTLTEKYLEGQPLTEEEITQALRQGTITGSIVPMLCGSAFKNKGVQLLLDAVVDYMPAPIDVPPIQGTLPGGETAARQADDQTPLSALAFKIQADPYGRLTFIRVYSGVLTKGSYVYNSTKDKKERVSRLIVLKADERIEVEELRAGDLGAALGLKDTFTGDTICDADQPIILESLYVPEPVISVAVEPRTKQDMDKLSKALQSLSQEDPTFRVSIDPETNQTVIAGMGELHLEILVDRMLREFKVEAGIGAPQVAYRETIRKAIKCEGKFIRQSGGKGQYGHVVISLEPAEPGSGFEFVSKIVGGTVPKEYIAPAEQGIKEACESGILAGYPLIDVKVTLIDGSYHEVDSSEMAFKIAGSIAVKEGALKASPVLLEPIMKVEIEVPENFLGDVIGDLNSRRGQIEGMGSDAGIAKVNAKVPLAEMFGYATDIRSRTQGRGIFTMEFSHYDEVPRNVAETIIGKNKGNA; from the coding sequence GTGGCACGGATTGTCCCGCTTGAAAGGATACGCAATATCGGAATCGCCGCCCACATTGATGCGGGTAAAACGACAACGACTGAGCGAATTCTATTCTACTCCGGAGTCGTTCACAAACTTGGTGAAGTCCACGAAGGAACAGCCGTTACAGACTGGATGGAGCAAGAGCGGGAGCGGGGCATTACCATTACTGCGGCTGCCATTAGCACTAGCTGGAAAGACCACCAGATCAATATTATTGATACCCCCGGTCACGTCGATTTCACCATAGAAGTCGAACGTTCCATGCGAGTGCTCGATGGTGTGATTGCTGTGTTCTGCTCTGTAGGGGGTGTTCAACCACAGTCGGAAACGGTGTGGCGTCAAGCAGATCGGTATAAAGTACCGAGAATGGTATTCGTCAATAAGATGGATCGCACGGGAGCTAACTTTTTTAAAGTTTATGACCAAATTCGCGATCGCTTAAAGGCGAATGCTGTCCCAATTCAGATCCCGATCGGCTGCGAAGATAACTTTCAGGGAATTATAGATTTGGTGCGAATGCGAGCCAGAATCTATACCAATGACCTGGGCACCGATATGGAAGATACAGAAATTCCCGCTGAGGTGCTTGAGTTAGCTAACGAATATCGCACTTTATTGATCGAGTCAGTGGCGGAAACTGATGATACCTTGACTGAGAAATATCTCGAAGGTCAACCATTGACTGAAGAGGAAATCACTCAGGCTCTCCGTCAAGGCACGATTACGGGTAGCATTGTCCCGATGTTGTGTGGCTCTGCCTTTAAAAACAAGGGAGTACAGCTTTTATTGGATGCAGTGGTAGACTATATGCCGGCTCCAATAGATGTGCCGCCGATTCAGGGAACTCTCCCCGGTGGTGAAACCGCTGCTCGCCAAGCTGACGATCAAACCCCCTTATCAGCGTTAGCATTCAAGATTCAAGCAGATCCTTACGGTCGTCTCACTTTTATCCGGGTTTATTCCGGAGTCTTAACCAAGGGGAGCTATGTTTATAACTCTACCAAGGACAAGAAAGAGCGAGTTTCTCGTTTAATTGTTCTCAAAGCCGATGAACGAATTGAAGTCGAGGAACTGCGAGCAGGCGATCTTGGTGCGGCTTTGGGGCTCAAAGATACCTTTACTGGAGATACCATCTGCGATGCCGATCAACCCATTATTCTTGAATCACTTTATGTTCCTGAACCCGTCATTTCCGTGGCGGTTGAACCGAGAACAAAGCAAGACATGGACAAGCTGTCCAAGGCTTTGCAATCGTTGTCTCAAGAAGACCCCACTTTCCGTGTGAGTATTGACCCAGAAACCAATCAAACAGTGATTGCGGGGATGGGTGAGCTCCACTTGGAAATTTTGGTGGATCGGATGCTTCGGGAATTTAAGGTAGAGGCTGGTATTGGGGCACCGCAAGTGGCTTACCGAGAAACAATTCGTAAAGCGATTAAGTGTGAAGGTAAGTTCATCCGCCAGAGTGGTGGGAAAGGCCAATATGGTCATGTCGTGATCTCTCTGGAGCCGGCAGAACCCGGTAGCGGATTTGAATTTGTTTCCAAGATTGTTGGCGGTACAGTGCCAAAAGAATATATTGCCCCAGCGGAGCAAGGAATAAAAGAAGCTTGTGAATCTGGGATTTTGGCAGGGTATCCGCTAATTGATGTCAAGGTGACATTAATCGATGGGTCATACCATGAGGTCGATTCTTCGGAAATGGCCTTTAAGATCGCTGGCTCCATCGCGGTTAAAGAAGGGGCGCTAAAAGCTTCTCCAGTGCTTTTAGAGCCGATTATGAAAGTTGAGATCGAGGTTCCTGAGAACTTTCTTGGGGACGTGATCGGCGACCTGAATTCCCGCCGTGGCCAAATAGAAGGGATGGGTAGTGATGCCGGAATTGCCAAGGTAAATGCTAAAGTGCCATTGGCAGAAATGTTTGGCTATGCTACGGATATCCGATCTAGAACCCAAGGCCGGGGAATCTTTACGATGGAATTTAGCCATTATGATGAGGTGCCTCGGAACGTGGCTGAAACCATCATTGGTAAAAATAAAGGGAACGCATAA
- the rpsG gene encoding 30S ribosomal protein S7, with protein sequence MSRRTTIQKRPVPPDPVYNSRLVSMLVRRVMGRGKKSIASNLVYKAMKSIEEKTGSEPLELFERAVKNATPLVEVKARRVGGATYQVPMEVRSDRGTALALRWIIRFARARSGRTMANKLASELMDAANETGGAIRKREETHRMAEANKAFAHYRY encoded by the coding sequence ATGTCTCGTCGCACGACTATTCAAAAACGTCCGGTGCCCCCAGATCCAGTGTACAACAGCCGCCTTGTCAGTATGTTAGTCCGCCGGGTCATGGGTCGGGGTAAAAAATCGATCGCCTCGAACTTGGTTTATAAGGCGATGAAAAGCATTGAAGAAAAAACCGGATCCGAACCCCTGGAACTCTTTGAGCGAGCGGTGAAAAATGCCACTCCCCTGGTCGAGGTCAAAGCTCGGCGGGTTGGGGGGGCTACCTACCAAGTACCAATGGAAGTTCGCTCAGATCGAGGGACTGCTTTGGCACTTCGCTGGATTATTCGCTTTGCCCGCGCCAGATCCGGTCGGACAATGGCCAATAAACTCGCGTCAGAGTTAATGGATGCTGCCAATGAAACCGGGGGAGCAATTCGCAAGCGAGAAGAAACTCACCGGATGGCAGAAGCAAACAAAGCATTTGCACATTATCGTTACTGA
- the rpsL gene encoding 30S ribosomal protein S12 — MPTIQQLIRSERQKAQKKTKSPALKSCPQRRGVCTRVYTTTPKKPNSALRKVARVRLTSGFEVTAYIPGIGHNLQEHSVVLIRGGRVKDLPGVRYHIIRGTLDTAGVKDRRQGRSKYGAKRPKQ; from the coding sequence ATGCCCACTATTCAGCAACTCATTCGTAGTGAACGCCAAAAGGCACAAAAGAAAACCAAGTCACCGGCTCTGAAGAGTTGCCCTCAGCGTCGTGGCGTTTGCACCAGAGTTTACACCACCACGCCGAAAAAACCCAACTCGGCTTTGCGTAAAGTGGCCCGGGTTCGCCTCACTTCTGGATTTGAAGTGACGGCTTATATCCCCGGAATTGGTCATAATTTACAAGAACACTCCGTGGTTTTAATCCGAGGCGGTCGGGTAAAGGATCTCCCTGGAGTCCGATATCACATTATTCGGGGCACTTTGGATACTGCGGGCGTCAAAGATCGGCGTCAGGGTAGATCCAAGTACGGTGCTAAACGTCCGAAACAATAA
- a CDS encoding iron-sulfur cluster assembly accessory protein, whose product MIHLSQAAIREVIRLRSKQPSQNALFRLGVTPGGCSGLSYTIAFVTEMTEQDQVQECDGIQVVVDRESLKSISNLSIDYSEDLMGGGFRFHNPQATAHCSCGHSFSVADAG is encoded by the coding sequence ATGATTCATCTGAGCCAAGCGGCAATCCGTGAAGTAATCAGGCTAAGGTCCAAGCAGCCCAGCCAAAATGCTTTGTTTCGCCTGGGAGTGACTCCAGGCGGCTGTTCGGGTTTGTCCTACACGATCGCATTTGTCACCGAAATGACCGAACAAGACCAGGTTCAAGAATGTGATGGCATCCAAGTGGTGGTAGATCGTGAAAGCTTAAAATCTATTAGCAACCTGAGCATCGACTACTCCGAGGATCTGATGGGGGGAGGTTTCCGCTTTCATAATCCCCAAGCCACGGCTCACTGTAGCTGTGGTCATTCCTTCTCGGTGGCAGATGCGGGCTGA
- a CDS encoding phosphomannose isomerase type II C-terminal cupin domain, with product MVTTQELAQVNNLSTAAASLKLAATEMRPWGSFTTLEEGVGYKIKRIEVKPGHRLSLQMHHHRSEHWIVVSGTAKVTCGDRELMLTSNQSTYVPQCTNHRLENPGVIDLILIEVQNGEYLGEDDIVRFQDDYARAKPQ from the coding sequence ATGGTGACAACTCAAGAATTAGCTCAAGTGAATAACTTGTCAACCGCTGCCGCCTCTTTGAAACTTGCGGCCACGGAAATGCGCCCTTGGGGTTCTTTCACCACCCTGGAAGAAGGAGTGGGTTACAAAATTAAACGCATTGAAGTCAAACCCGGTCATCGTCTCAGCCTACAAATGCACCATCACAGAAGCGAACATTGGATCGTAGTTTCTGGAACCGCTAAAGTCACTTGTGGCGATCGCGAATTAATGCTGACCAGCAACCAGTCTACTTATGTCCCCCAATGCACCAACCATCGGCTGGAAAATCCCGGGGTCATCGATTTAATTTTGATTGAAGTGCAGAACGGTGAATATTTGGGCGAAGATGACATCGTGCGCTTTCAGGATGATTATGCGCGAGCCAAACCCCAGTAA